The following proteins come from a genomic window of Metarhizium brunneum chromosome 2, complete sequence:
- the rhp26 gene encoding DNA repair protein rhp26: MDRDWEQDQSADGEGGEHLVEKMIAAAQGAMQTEQTADRPESEVMTEEDALKNLTGTVRDQNDLERDITIQASAALMEAEDKKDQNRMAKLDATRQRLQSQLDKEKRRLERVAGNPYQSRNVQKEIAKLEEELGQITGDIADFQARIDKRHQENQLDATTHSKSKRLAGESHREYLIRTGKITPFAKVGGARPEGIAGQLADTILEAEEEAAAEQYNQEAEGPTSHQLLRRPGFVDDVVVKDLKPSEYNVESEFSLRPRKKRRTERERSSSADFEPDHPSGSESADSIVWQQGNEDDLIRRENRKQKAKLRAQEQEEVDLSKLDDGNENLYKRRLKDWILRRSRARRARRQMADNEHTSAESDEDEDEWLKPSPDYPDHYINDELKLPGDIHPSLFGYQKTGVQWLAELYKQNVGGIIGDEMGLGKTVQLIAFIAALHHSKMLERPVIVVAPATLLRQWVSEFHRWWPPLRVSILHSSGSGMMNPQFEDDYDVEHYRPVANRSLNAARSIVRRVVDKGHVLVTTYTGLQTYADELLPVEWGYAVLDEGHKIRNPNAEITVTCKELNTPNRVILSGTPVQNNLTELWSLFDFIYPMRLGTLVNFRTQFEIPIRQGGYANASNLQVMTAEKCAEALKETISEYLLQRLKIDVAADLPEKTEQVLFCKLTEGQRKAYETFLGSDEVSAILNRRRQSLYGIDILRKICNHPDLLDKSLGSKTGYNFGSPKLSAKLELTKDLLQKVMIPNDHKTLLFSQGKLMLNIIEKCMRECNISYLRLDGETPVDQRQPMIDRFNTDLSIHVFLMTTRTGGLGTNLTGADRIIIFDPDWNPSTDLQARERAWRLGQNKPVKIYRLMTEGTIEEKIYHRQIFKQFMTNKVLKDPKQRSSYDLSDLYDLFSYNAGDQAAAQRSDVFKGAEVDISANTDGEAVARQRLAPITSVGHKKGDVEQEELSKMRIVAAMEDFQEDDSAHDERRMLEGIFSRSVNSAYDHEQIVNGPQKAKADIRVLRQEANQVAREAAAHLRHAAQEARRVPIGTVTWTGEVGSGGRPGGNRRRGGPSSAGIMSNLANRQGLDGGSGSSSRSGTPGLDRNLKAKDFVTMIKAFINRQGGRVPSKMLVDHFNPYCPGKKQSDEFKTALDRVAILNKTGGTGRGMWSLRPGVE; encoded by the coding sequence ATGGATCGCGACTGGGAACAAGACCAGAGCGCCGATGGCGAAGGAGGCGAACATTTGGTCGAAAAGATGATCGCAGCCGCTCAGGGAGCAATGCAAACCGAGCAGACTGCTGACAGACCTGAGTCAGAGGTCATgactgaagaagatgctTTGAAGAATTTGACGGGAACCGTAAGAGATCAGAATGATTTGGAGCGAGATATCACCATTCAGGCGAGCGCAGCACTGATGGAagccgaggacaagaaggaccAGAATCGTATGGCCAAGCTGGACGCCACAAGACAAAGACTACAATCTCAACTGGACAAAGAGAAGAGGCGCTTAGAGAGGGTTGCTGGTAATCCGTATCAATCGCGCAATGTGCAAAAGGAGATTGCAAAGCTGGAAGAGGAACTCGGCCAAATTACGGGCGACATTGCAGATTTTCAAGCACGCATTGATAAACGACACCAAGAGAACCAATTAGATGCTACCACTCATTCCAAGTCCAAGAGGCTTGCTGGCGAAAGTCACCGAGAGTATCTTATTCGAACAGGAAAAATCACCCCGTTTGCTAAGGTGGGAGGAGCCCGCCCTGAAGGAATAGCTGGCCAACTGGCCGACACCATATTGgaggcagaagaagaggctgccGCAGAGCAATACAACCAAGAGGCTGAAGGGCCGACTTCACACCAGCTGCTGCGGCGTCCGGGTTTCGTCGATGACGTCGTTGTAAAAGATCTAAAACCATCAGAATACAACGTAGAGAGTGAGTTCTCACtgcggccaagaaagaagaggcGGACAGAACGGGAGCGTAGTTCATCAGCAGATTTCGAGCCAGACCATCCGTCGGGGTCAGAATCTGCTGATTCCATAGTTTGGCAACAGGGGAATGAAGATGATCTTATTCGACGAGAAAATCGCAAGCAGAAGGCCAAACTCAGAGCACAAGAGCAGGAAGAAGTTGATCTCAGCAAActtgatgatggcaatgaaAATCTTTACAAACGAAGATTAAAAGATTGGATTTTGAGGAGAAGTAGAGCAAGGCGGGCTCGTCGACAAATGGCGGACAATGAGCATACTTCAGCAGAAAgtgatgaggacgaggacgagtgGTTGAAACCATCACCGGACTATCCCGATCATTACATCAATGACGAACTCAAGTTACCTGGTGATATTCACCCATCCTTATTCGGGTACCAGAAAACTGGCGTCCAGTGGCTAGCAGAGTTATACAAGCAAAACGTTGGAGGAATCATTGGCGACGAAATGGGTCTAGGTAAAACCGTGCAGTTGATTGCGTTCATCGCTGCCTTGCATCATAGCAAAATGCTCGAGCGTCCAGTTATTGTGGTTGCGCCGGCAACCTTGTTGCGACAGTGGGTAAGCGAATTCCATCGATGGTGGCCTCCTTTGAGAGTATCGATTCTGCATTCATCGGGTAGTGGCATGATGAATCCTCAGTTTGAGGATGACTACGACGTCGAACACTACCGCCCAGTGGCAAACAGGTCCTTGAATGCGGCGAGGAGCATAGTCAGAAGAGTTGTGGACAAAGGTCACGTTCTTGTCACAACTTACACAGGCCTCCAGACCTATGCAGATGAATTGCTCCCAGTGGAATGGGGCTATGCTGTACTGGACGAAGGGCACAAGATTCGAAACCCCAACGCCGAAATAACTGTTACTTGCAAGGAATTAAACACTCCAAACCGAGTGATATTGTCCGGTACACCCGTGCAAAACAACCTGACCGAACTCTGGTCCCTGTTTGACTTCATATACCCAATGCGATTAGGAACTCTGGTCAATTTTCGGACACAATTTGAAATACCCATTCGGCAAGGAGGTTATGCCAATGCGTCGAACCTTCAAGTCATGACAGCCGAAAAGTGCGCCGAGGCACTCAAAGAGACCATCAGTGAATACTTGCTTCAGCGCTTGAAGATTGACGTAGCAGCGGATTTGCCCGAAAAGACGGAACAGGTTTTGTTTTGCAAGCTGACCGAAGGGCAACGCAAGGCGTACGAAACATTTCTTGGTTCAGATGAGGTATCAGCCATTTTGAACAGACGACGCCAGTCACTGTACGGAATTGACATTCTGCGAAAAATTTGCAACCACCCAGACCTGTTGGACAAGAGTCTCGGAAGCAAGACCGGCTACAATTTTGGAAGCCCAAAGCTCTCAGCTAAATTGGAGCTCACCAAGGACCTGCTACAAAAGGTCATGATACCGAACGACCACAAGACACTGCTCTTCTCGCAAGGTAAATTAATGCTCAACATTATTGAGAAATGCATGCGCGAATGCAATATAAGCTACTTGCGTTTGGATGGAGAAACACCAGTCGATCAAAGACAACCAATGATTGACAGATTCAATACCGATTTATCCATTCATGTCTTTCTCATGACAACCAGAACTGGAGGTTTGGGAACAAATCTTACAGGTGCTGACCGCATTATCATCTTTGATCCTGATTGGAACCCGTCTACAGATCTGCAAGCTCGGGAACGGGCTTGGAGATTGGGGCAGAACAAACCGGTCAAAATTTATCGACTCATGACCGAAGGTACGATTGAGGAGAAAATCTACCACAGGCAAATATTCAAGCAATTCATGACAAACAAAGTGCTTAAAGATCCCAAGCAGCGAAGCTCATATGATTTGTCCGATTTGTATGATTTGTTTTCGTACAATGCTGGCGACCAGGCTGCGGCTCAACGAAGCGACGTGTTCAAAGGAGCTGAAGTTGACATATCAGCCAACACTGACGGGGAAGCTGTTGCAAGGCAACGCTTGGCACCAATCACCAGCGTTGGGCACAAGAAAGGAGATGTCGAGCAAGAGGAGCTTTCAAAAATGAGAATTGTTGCAGCCATGGAGGACTTCCAAGAAGACGATTCTGCCCATGACGAAAGACGGATGCTGGAAGGCATTTTTTCGCGGTCCGTGAATAGCGCATATGATCATGAACAAATTGTCAATGGCCCACAGAAAGCGAAAGCAGATATCCGTGTGCTGCGTCAAGAAGCCAACCAGGTGGCGCGTGAAGCTGCCGCTCACTTGCGGCATGCTGCTCAGGAGGCTCGTCGTGTACCAATCGGAACAGTTACATGGACCGGCGAAGTTGGATCTGGGGGAAGACCTGGTGGGAATAGACGGCGCGGAGGCCCAAGTTCGGCCGGTATTATGAGCAACTTGGCGAACCGGCAGGGCTTGGATGGCGGCAGTGGTAGTAGTTCCCGATCGGGAACACCCGGACTGGACAGGAACTTGAAGGCTAAAGACTTCGTCACCATGATCAAAGCTTTCATAAACAGACAGGGTGGACGAGTGCCAAGCAAAATGCTGGTGGATCATTTCAATCCTTATTGTCCAGGGAAGAAACAGAGTGACGAGTTCAAGACCGCCCTCGATAGAGTGGCCATTTTGAACAAAACTGGCGGTACAGGAAGAGGAATGTGGTCTTTGAGGCCAGGAGTTGAATAG
- the ISCA2 gene encoding Iron-sulfur cluster assembly 2, translating into MASVGCANGASAARSFIQIAKRGYSTAAARSSAPLEFLLPRTASTTHCHAAFLLRSTKTTRTGRASLRGAPFSGGLRQSQKRTFTTTVSRQATVCVLNPQKDEDGNEMMLEITPRAAKRLSQIMKKDDNPNLALRIQVESGGCHGFQYLMSLVTIPPKDTAEWSTVVNEDDTIFQFSDEADTTSSSEHGPRIIMDEPSLDLLKGSKVDFTMELIGSQFKIVDNPYATSSCGCGTSFDIKM; encoded by the exons atggccagcgttGGCTGTGCAAATGGCGCATCGGCCGCAAGGTCGTTCATCCAAATCGCGAAGCGTGGCTACTCAACCGCCGCTGCGAGATCATCCGCTCCTCTGGAGTTTCTACTTCCCCGAACTGCCTCGACAACCCATTGCCACGCTGCCTTTCTCTTACGGTCGACGAAAACTACCCGCACAGGCCGCGCGTCCTTGCGAGGCGCCCCGTTCAGCGGTGGTCTACGACAGTCGCAGAAGCGAACCTTCACGACGACAGTGTCGCGACAGGCCACAGTGTGTGTGCTTAACCCTcaaaaagatgaagatggaaatGAAATGATGTTGGAAATTACCCCAAGAGCGGCAAAG CGATTGTCACAAATTATGAAAAAGGACGACAATCCCAATCTCGCACTTCGCATCCAGGTAGAAAGCGGGGGCTGCCACGGCTTTCAGTATCTAATGAGCCTAGTCACCATACCACCGAAGGACACGGCAGAATGGTCGACAGTTGTAAACGAAGACGACACCATCTTCCAATTCTCGGACGAAGCGGACACGACAAGTTCATCTGAGCATGGCCCTAGAATTATAATGGACGAGCCGTCTCTGGATCTGCTAAAGGGGAGCAAGGTGGACTTTACCATGGAATTGATTGGGTCACAATTTAAGATTGTTGACAATCCGTATGCTACAAGTAGCTGTGGTTGTGGTACAAGCTTCGATATCAAGATGTAG
- the rpl-7 gene encoding 60S ribosomal protein uL30 — translation MGATTVPTKEQILVPETLLKKRKSQEKARAERTASLQKKKAANKEKRGVIFKRAEKYVKEYRDAEREKVRLHRVAKENDSAYVPAEAKLIFVVRIKGINKMPPKPRKTLQLLRLLQINNGVFIKATKATTEMLKIVEPWVAYGYPNLKTIKELVYKRGYGKVDKQRIALTDNAIIEESLGKYGIVCMEDLIHEIYSVGPNFKQASNFLWPFKLSNPTGGFRPRKFKHFIEGGDLGNREEAINALVRQMN, via the exons ATGGGTGCCAC TACCGTCCCTACCAAGGAGCAGATCCTCGTCCCTGAGACGCTTCTCAAGAAGCGCAAGTCTCAGGAGAAGGCCCGCGCCGAGCGCACTGCCTCtctccagaagaagaaggct GCCAACAAGGAGAAGCGTGGCGTCATCTTCAAGCGTGCTGAGAAGTACGTCAAGGAGTACCGCGATGCTGAGCGTGAGAAGGTCCGCCTGCACCGCGTTGCCAAGGAGAACGACTCTGCCTACGTCCctgccgaggccaagttgATCTTCGTCGTCCGTATCAAGGGTATCAACAAGATGCCCCCCAAGCCCCGCAAGACCCTCCAGCTTCTCCGTCTGCTTCAGATCAACAACGGTGTCTTCATCAAGGCCACCAAGGCTACCACCGAGATGTTGAAGATTGTGGAGCCCTGGGTTGCTTACGGTTACCCCAACCTGAAGACCATCAAGGAACTCGTCTACAAGCGTGGTTACGGCAAGGTCGACAAGCAGCGCATTGCTTTGACCGATAACGCCATCATCGAGGAGTCTCTCGGCAAGTACGGCATTGTGTGCATGGAGGATCTCATCCACGAGATCTACTCCGTCGGCCCCAACTTCAAGCAGGCCTCCAACTTCTTGTGGCCCTTCAAGCTGTCCAACCCCACCGGTGGCTTCCGCCCCCGCAAGTTCAAGCACTTCATTGAAGGTGGCGACCTTGGCAACCGCGAGGAGGCTATCAACGCCCTCGTCCGCCAGATGAACTAG
- the HIR1 gene encoding Protein HIR1 — protein sequence MHIIKPSWLSHSGEQKDFEVYSCHISPDGKRLATAGGDGHVRVWSTDAIFNAKDASYTKPRQLCHMSHHLGTIHSVRFSPNGRYLASGADDKLICVYHLDKTPAIAFGNNDPPPAENWKTYKRLIGHENDVQDLAWSPDSSLLVSVGLDSKVVVWSGYTFEKLKAIPAHQSHVKGITFDPANKFFATASDDRTIKIFRYTPPAPNSTQHDMINNFVLETTISAPFKSSPLTTYFRRCSWSPDGNHIAAANAVNGPVSSVAIIERTRWDSEINLIGHEAPTEVCMFSPRLFHTVKPDENATSNGTSNPLLVTVAATAGQDKTLCIWNTNTSRPVVVLQDLSSKSISDLSWAPDGQTLFAASLDGGVVVVKFEEGELGWVAQTEENVRALQKYGASRKGMGMPEDVDGLLLETHSKAGESKAVESRMGALMGDLPSDTPKESTPAPNGTKAGSEKHATATNGGSEPAKSPGEEQEDKAADKAADKIADRVKELKSRVTIGKDGKKRVAPLLVSSSGTGQSSLPQTQLVGSTATKTTQNDAPQTTLDLSKPFDGLPKGGIASMLLGNKRKSVTGEADEDEEEPAARRVAIGPLPIVTNGIDGVEPAALTLVQNGVVPTPEFLRPAVLNPSISFSQVRLAVPRIRSHILRPMDRGVLQPDGTSEDASKAPESIIMEAKNDTNPRDPSHVMVTKRGKLLWQEFLPRAVILVTANKNFWAAACEDGSVHVWTPAGRRLLNPIILESQPVILECREHWLLCITAVGLAHVWDLKMQASPHPPVSLGPILDVATTSLNQHTASPGPGVTSAHLNTNGYIVVTLTNGDGFYYAREMYTWQRLSEAWWAVGSQYWNSNDSSISALQSTAVGATSTETGDETTTATVSSGIIPFLERHTTNEFLLKGRAYALQRMIKTVMQRKESEDLESTISIAHLENRIAGALQLGAKEEFRLYLFMYAKRLGAEGTRPKVEELLNSLMGGILREKHIENQQGKGWYGVDDEICGWNRKELIRGVVLILGKYRELQRLTSQYARVLDLSLEESAVDVDNMDVEA from the exons ATGCACATCATAAAGCCCTCGTGGCTGAGTCACAGTGGCGAGCAGAAAGACTTTGAGGTGTATAGCTGTCACATTTCCCCCGATGGCAAACGACTCGCGACCGCCGGTGGTGATGGCCACGTTCGAGTCTGGTCGACCGACGCCATCTTCAATGCGAAAGATGCCAGCTACACGAAGCCGCGCCAGCTCTGCCACATGAGCCATCACTTGGGGACAATTCACTCTGTGCGGTTTTCCCCCAATGGACGGTACTTGGCCAGCGGTGCCGACGACAAGCTCATTTGCGTATACCATCTGGACAAAACGCCTGCCATCGCCTTTGGGAACAACGACCCGCCGCCCGCAGAAAATTGGAAGACGTACAAGCGACTCATTGGCCACGAAAACGATGTTCAGGATTTGGCCTGGTCCCCGGACTCGTCCCTGCTGGTGTCCGTCGGGCTCGACTCCAAGGTCGTTGTTTGGTCTGGCTACACGttcgagaagctcaaggccatcCCGGCGCATCAGAGCCATGTCAAGGGTATCACGTTTGACCCTGCCAACAAGTTCTTTGCGACGGCAAGCGACGACCGAACCATTAAAATTTTCCGTTATACGCCCCCGGCCCCAAACTCTACACAACATGACATGATCAACAACTTTGTTCTCGAGACCACAATCAGTGCACCATTCAAGAGCTCGCCCCTCACCACGTACTTCCGGCGGTGCTCATGGTCCCCTGACGGCAATCacatcgccgccgccaatgccGTAAACGGCCCTGTCAGCTcagtcgccatcatcgagCGCACCAGGTGGGACAGCGAGATCAACCTGATCGGCCACGAAGCGCCAACCGAAGTTTGCATGTTCTCCCCACGACTCTTCCACACGGTCAAACCAGATGAAAATGCCACGTCGAATGGAACTTCTAATCCGTTGCTCGTCACTGTCGCCGCCACTGCCGGTCAAGACAAGACCCTTTGCATATGGAACACGAATACATCGCGGCCCGTTGTCGTTCTTCAAGATCTCAGCAGCAAATCGATATCTGATTTATCATGGGCTCCCGATGGCCAGACGCTTTTCGCTGCCAGCTtagatggtggtgttgtggtCGTCAAGTTTGAGGAAGGAGAGCTCGGTTGGGTTGCTCAAACCGAAGAAAACGTGAGGGCTTTGCAGAAATATGGCGCGTCTCGCAAAGGAATGGGCATGCCCGAGGACGTGGATGGCCTGTTGCTGGAGACGCACAGCAAAGCCGGAGAGTCCAAAGCCGTCGAGTCGAGGATGGGTGCGCTCATGGGAGACCTGCCATCAGATACGCCAAAGGAGTCTACCCCGGCTCCAAATGGTACAAAGGCTGGATCGGAGAAGCATGCCACTGCCACAAATGGCGGCTCCGAGCCGGCCAAAAGCCCTggcgaggagcaagaggaTAAGGCTGCAGACAAGGCTGCAGACAAGATCGCAGACCGCGTCAAAGAGCTAAAGTCACGAGTCACGAttggcaaggacggcaagaaACGTGTTGCACCTCTTCTTGTTTCGTCGTCCGGTACTGGTCAGTCCTCGTTGCCCCAGACACAGCTAGTTGGCTCAACAGCAACCAAGACCACGCAGAATGATGCCCCGCAAACCACTCTAGATCTCAGCAAGCCGTTCGACGGACTACCCAAAGGTGGCATCGCTTCCATGCTCCTGGGAAACAAGAGAAAATCTGTCACTGgagaggccgacgaggatgaagaagaacctGCGGCCAGGCGAGTTGCAATAGGTCCTTTGCCAATAGTTACCAACGGCATTGATGGCGTAGAGCCTGCCGCTCTTACTCTAGTGCAGAATGGAGTGGTCCCTACGCCCGAATTTCTGCGTCCAGCAGTTTTAAATCCATCAATATCATTTTCTCAAGTGAGATTGGCAGTCCCTCGGATTCGATCACATATTCTCCGTCCAATGGATCGAGGGGTGTTACAGCCGGATGGCACTTCCGAAGATGCATCCAAGGCCCCAGAAAGTATCATCATGGAAGCCAAAAACGACACGAACCCACGGGATCCATCGCACGTCATGGTCACGAAGAGAGGAAAGTTGCTATGGCAGGAGTTTCTTCCCCGAGCCGTTATCCTGGTAACTGCCAACAAGAACTTTTGGGCGGCAGCCTGTGAGGACGGGTCTGTTCACGTATGGACACCCGCCGGTAGGCGTTTGCTGAACCCTATTATACTTGAATCCCAACCAGTCATTCTGGAATGTCGAGAGCATTGGCTGTTGTGCATAACTGCCGTTGGATTGGCGCATGTCTGGGACTTGAAAATGCAAGCTTCACCGCATCCTCCAGTGTCACTTGGACCGATCCTCGATGTAGCCACCACGTCGTTGAACCAGCACACCGCGAGCCCTGGGCCGGGAGTCACTTCTGCTCATCTAAACACAAACGGATACATTGTCGTGACACTTACTAACGGCGACGGATTCTACTATGCTCGGGAAATGTACACCTGGCAGCGGCTGAGCGAAGCCTGGTGGGCAGTTGGGTCTCAGTACTGGAATTCGAATGATTCTTCAATATCCGCATTACAATCAACAGCTGTTGGGGCTACTTCCACGGAGACTGGAGACGAGACCACGACCGCTACCGTCTCTTCTGGTATTATACCATTCCTGGAGCGTCACACGACGAACGAGTTTCTCCTCAAGGGTCGTGCGTATGCTCTGCAGCGCATGATCAAGACTGTCATGCAGCGGAAAGAAAGTGAAGATTTGGAAAGCACCATCAGCATTGCTCATCTGGAAAATCGTATTGCTGGCGCATTGCAACTCGGAGCCAAAGAAGAGTTTCGCCTGTATCTGTTCATGTATGCCAAGCGCCTGGGAGCAGAGGGGACCCGACCCAAGGTTGAGGAGCTTCTTAATAGTCTAATGGGTGGTATTCTGCGGGAAAAGCACATCGAAAATCAGCAAGGCAAAGGATGGTACGGCGTCGATGATGAGATTTGTGGTTGGAATCGCAAGGAACTTATCAGAGGGGTCGTTTTGATTCTTG GCAAATATCGCGAGTTGCAACGGTTGACATCACAGTACGCACGGGTCCTTGACCTTAGCCTGGAAGAGAGCGCCGTGGACGTTGACAACATGGACGTAGAGGCTTAG
- the rps-14 gene encoding 40S ribosomal protein S14, translated as MAPPKRTAAPKENISLGPSVRDGELVFGVARIFASFNDTFVHVTDLRLVSPETADGRETITRVTGGMKVKADRDESSPYAAMLAAQDVAARCKELGINALHIKIRATGGNGTKTPGPGAQSALRALARAGMKIGRIEDVTPTPSDSTRRKGGRRGRRL; from the exons ATGGCTCCTCCGAAGAGAACCGCTGCTCCTAAGGAGAACATCTCCCTAGGCCCCTCCGTCCGTGACG GCGAGCTCGTCTTTGGCGTTGCTCGAATCTTCGCCTCTTTCAACGATACCTTCGTCCACGTCACCGATCTCAGGTTGGTCTCCCCCGAAACAGCAGA TGGTCGCGAGACCATCACCCGTGTCACTGGTGGAATGAAGGTCAAGGCCGACCGTGACGAGTCTTCCCCCTACGCCGCCATGTTGGCTGCCCAGGACGTTGCTGCTCGATGCAAGGAGCTGGGCATCAACGCCCTTCACATCAAGATCCGTGCCACTGGTG GTAACGGTACCAAGACCCCCGGACCTGGTGCCCAGTCTGCTCTCCGTGCCCTTGCCCGTGCTGGCATGAAGATTGGCCGTATTGAGGACGTTACTCCTACTCCCTCCGACTCTACTCGCAGAAAGGGCGGTCGCCGTGGTCGCCGTCTCTGA
- the KTR1 gene encoding Alpha-1,2 mannosyltransferase KTR1, which yields MTSWKQCIPLPPNFVWLAKLSRLWLLVWLSSHVHSPYPRITRADDVTPRAALVTLAYEYDLEPLLSSMHQLEDAFNSRYNYDWVFFSTAPLSEEFRRLTSNATTATCVYEVVHQGDVPLRHREKKDPISQGQPSQTSQEAASPTRGDTFEPPQTFRQLQRWNNGPFAKEKRLQTYDWFWRIEPGAQFTHDIGFDIFRFMRDHNIAYGSSKANFTPLQRSLLSHQVKRFLEKHPDLLHAEADVAWLLGLSDNGRSHGDSLRSQESNSDATQIGSQSFSAIDKTDDDATTPAEAFTNWLVTFYKSGASAKFDIGSLSFFRSHSHQVLLDHFDGYDSQYEQDLGDILVPTISASMFLPQKSVWNLRQKDRGYNSWPHPPDSTPEPKLKLWHRMKRAVRNDSYRKVTKNRQKSLQDRQNGLTERFALWDVIAEDFGRQATIPGLRSGNTVIDERNFALS from the exons ATGACGAGCTGGAAACAATGTATTCCCTTGCCACCCAACTTCGTATGGCTCGCTAAATTGTCACGGTTATGGCTCCTCGTTTGGCTCTCCTCACATGTTCACAGTCCCTATCCACGGATTACTCGCGCCGATGATGTTACTCCAAGAGCCGCCCTCGTTACTCTGGCCTATGAATATGACCTTGAACCTTTGCTTTCATCAATGCATCAGTTAGAGGATGCCTTCAATAGCCGATACAATTACGACTGGGTGTTTTTCAGCACTGCGCCTTTGAGCGAGGAGTTTCGTCGGTTGACATCGAACGCAACCACAGCTACATGTGTTTATGAAGTCGTTCACCAGGGTGATGTCCCTTTACGTCACAGGGAGAAAAAGGACCCCATCAGCCAAGGTCAGCCATCACAAACGTCCCAGGAAGCTGCTTCACCAACTCGTGGCGACACATTCGAACCGCCACAGACTTTCCGTCAGCTGCAGCGATGGAACAATGGACCCTTTGCAAAAGAGAAGCGGCTTCAGACATATGACTGGTTTTGGAGGATTGAGCCAGGA GCTCAGTTCACACATGACATTGGATTTGACATTTTTCGTTTCATGAGAGATCACAACATTGCGTACGGATCCAGCAAGGCCAACTTTACACCACTCCAGCGGTCACTGCTTTCACATCAGGTCAAAAGATTTTTGGAAAAGCACCCTGATCTTTTGCATGCAGAAGCAGATGTAGCCTGGCTACTTGGGCTTTCTGATAATGGTCGTAGCCACGGTGATTCACTAAGAAGCCAAGAGTCGAATTCCGATGCCACACAGATT GGGTCCCAGAGCTTTAGTGCCATTGACAAAACGGATGACGACGCAACCACGCCAGCAGAAGCCTTCACAAATTGGTTAGTTACCTTCTACAAGAGCGGAGCTTCGGCCAAATTCGACATAGGTTCGCTTTCCTTCTTTCGGAGCCACAGTCATCAGGTGCTTCTAGATCATTTTGATGGATACGATAGTCAATATGAACAAGATCTTGGAGATATCTTAGTACCAACCATTAGCGCCAGCATGTTCCTACCGCAGAAGAGTGTATGGAACCTCCGTCAAAAAGACCGTGGCTACAATAGCTGGCCACACCCCCCTGACTCAACCCCGGAGCCAAAACTCAAATTGTGGCATCGCATGAAACGAGCAGTGCGCAACGATTCATACCGAAAGGTGACGAAAAATAGACAGAAATCTTTACAAGACCGCCAAAACGGACTAACGGAACGATTTGCTCTGTGGGATGTGATAGCTGAGGACTTTGGTAGGCAGGCTACCATACCCGGGCTACGATCGGGGAACACTGTGATTGACGAACGCAACTTTGCACTCAGTTAA